A single window of Pseudarthrobacter psychrotolerans DNA harbors:
- a CDS encoding IS3 family transposase (programmed frameshift) gives MSSRRKYSSEFKAEAIELVISSGRPVIQVAADIGVNEGTLGNWVRVWKEEHPDVGADEPGPVEWAKYKALQAENAELKREIEFLGKSQRLLRREATIDDYYAFIWQEKAYYKIDWMCQQLKVPRSSYYRWTLPKGPTPTQVRHNKLTVEVERVFGREKGMAGRDQITTILGHEGVAVAPGTVGSIMKKQGLRAVRMRAWKKTTVVDPAARTGHIRNHMQDGEGNRDFTATVPGTRMVGDITYLQTGSGWLYLATVIDLATRMVVGWSMASHMRTSLIIDALTMARDHGRLHSGGAVFHSDRGSQYTSAGFQGWCAANSVTQSMGVVGVCWDNAVAESFFSHLKTEMYHHHDFPNHMAARTAVMEYIESWYNRRRPHANNLGLPPARALAEYQNKIHQIAA, from the exons ATGTCTAGTCGTCGTAAATACAGCTCGGAGTTCAAGGCTGAGGCCATTGAGTTGGTGATTTCCTCGGGTCGTCCTGTTATTCAGGTCGCGGCCGATATTGGGGTCAATGAAGGGACATTGGGGAATTGGGTGCGGGTCTGGAAGGAAGAGCATCCCGACGTGGGCGCCGATGAGCCGGGCCCTGTGGAGTGGGCGAAGTACAAGGCGCTGCAGGCCGAGAACGCCGAGCTGAAACGGGAAATCGAGTTCCTGG GGAAAAGTCAGCGCCTTCTTCGCCGCGAAGCAACGATAGACGACTACTACGCGTTTATCTGGCAGGAGAAGGCCTACTACAAGATCGACTGGATGTGCCAGCAGTTGAAGGTCCCCAGGTCCTCGTATTACCGATGGACGTTGCCGAAGGGCCCGACCCCGACACAGGTCCGCCACAACAAGCTGACCGTGGAGGTGGAGCGCGTGTTTGGGCGCGAGAAGGGCATGGCCGGGCGGGACCAGATCACCACGATCCTGGGCCATGAGGGCGTCGCGGTGGCGCCGGGCACGGTGGGTTCCATCATGAAGAAGCAGGGGCTGCGGGCGGTGCGGATGCGTGCGTGGAAGAAGACCACGGTCGTTGACCCGGCGGCCAGGACCGGGCATATCCGCAACCATATGCAGGACGGTGAGGGCAACCGTGATTTCACCGCCACCGTGCCGGGAACCCGGATGGTCGGGGACATTACCTACCTGCAAACGGGTTCCGGATGGCTGTACCTGGCCACCGTGATCGATCTGGCGACCCGGATGGTTGTGGGCTGGTCGATGGCCTCCCATATGCGTACGTCGTTGATCATTGACGCGCTGACCATGGCACGTGACCATGGCCGGCTTCACTCCGGCGGGGCGGTCTTTCACAGCGACCGTGGCTCGCAGTACACCTCTGCCGGGTTCCAGGGCTGGTGCGCGGCGAACAGCGTTACCCAGTCCATGGGCGTGGTCGGTGTGTGCTGGGACAACGCGGTGGCCGAGTCGTTCTTCTCGCACCTGAAGACCGAGATGTACCACCACCACGATTTCCCCAATCACATGGCAGCCAGGACCGCTGTGATGGAATACATCGAATCCTGGTACAACCGGCGCCGGCCCCATGCAAACAACCTGGGCCTGCCCCCGGCACGCGCCCTGGCCGAATACCAAAACAAGATCCACCAGATAGCAGCGTAA